In Gimesia benthica, a single window of DNA contains:
- a CDS encoding ammonium transporter, whose protein sequence is MRRVYRLRTYCTIFTLCLSLLASGPLFADETTSAPPLGSSAEAPAQEAAAVEFSNADIAWMMVASALVLMMTAPGLALFYGGLVRKKNILGVMMQCVFLMGLMSVIWALWGYSLAFGSDILGGFVGGFDHVLLKGVIPSWKDGAVDIPANGSIPKALFMVFQMMFFIITPALICGAFAERMKFSSMVVFSVLWGTFIYCPIAHWVWSDTGWLCEWNENALYPAFDFAGGTVVHISSGFSALVCAILLGKRLGYGQEPMPPHNLTYTFIGATMLWVGWFGFNAGSAVSANPAAVNAFVATHLAAAAGVLAWSIAEWISLGKPSILGACSGAVAGLVCITPACGTVTPLSGIILGLIAGFACYFACTTLKSKFKYDDSLDAFGVHGVGGMVGAILTGVFATRAITGNAEGSGLLEGNTQQFINQLVSVGAAVVISVIGTIIILKLIDLTMGLRVSKDGEIQGLDLSQHGEEGYIFL, encoded by the coding sequence ATGAGGAGAGTCTACAGACTTCGTACGTACTGCACAATTTTTACACTCTGTCTTAGTTTATTAGCAAGCGGTCCGCTATTTGCAGATGAAACAACCAGTGCCCCGCCGCTCGGATCGAGTGCAGAAGCGCCGGCCCAGGAAGCTGCTGCTGTCGAATTCAGCAATGCAGACATCGCCTGGATGATGGTTGCTTCAGCACTGGTGCTGATGATGACGGCACCCGGGCTGGCTCTGTTTTATGGTGGACTCGTTAGAAAAAAGAACATTCTGGGCGTGATGATGCAATGCGTCTTCCTGATGGGACTGATGTCCGTCATCTGGGCACTCTGGGGTTACAGCCTGGCCTTTGGATCCGACATTCTCGGTGGATTCGTGGGTGGCTTTGATCACGTCCTGCTCAAAGGGGTCATCCCCAGCTGGAAAGATGGTGCCGTAGACATTCCGGCCAACGGCAGTATTCCCAAAGCCCTGTTCATGGTCTTCCAGATGATGTTCTTCATCATCACACCAGCCCTGATCTGTGGTGCGTTTGCTGAACGTATGAAATTCAGCTCAATGGTAGTCTTCTCCGTCCTCTGGGGCACCTTTATTTATTGTCCCATCGCTCACTGGGTCTGGTCTGATACAGGCTGGCTCTGCGAATGGAACGAGAACGCCCTCTACCCCGCCTTTGACTTTGCCGGCGGAACCGTCGTGCATATCAGTTCCGGCTTCTCGGCTCTGGTCTGTGCCATTCTGCTCGGGAAACGACTGGGTTACGGTCAGGAACCGATGCCTCCGCATAACTTAACTTACACATTTATCGGTGCGACCATGCTCTGGGTTGGCTGGTTCGGCTTCAATGCCGGTAGTGCTGTTTCGGCAAACCCGGCTGCCGTGAATGCCTTTGTTGCCACTCACCTGGCAGCTGCCGCAGGTGTCCTTGCCTGGTCAATTGCTGAATGGATCTCGCTTGGGAAACCCAGCATTCTGGGTGCCTGTTCCGGTGCGGTCGCCGGTCTGGTCTGCATCACACCGGCCTGTGGTACGGTGACGCCTCTCTCGGGAATCATCCTGGGGCTGATCGCCGGCTTTGCCTGCTACTTCGCCTGTACCACACTCAAATCCAAATTTAAATATGACGATTCACTCGATGCATTCGGCGTGCACGGCGTGGGGGGAATGGTTGGGGCTATCCTGACCGGTGTCTTCGCCACCCGGGCCATTACCGGCAACGCGGAAGGATCGGGGTTACTGGAAGGAAATACACAGCAGTTCATTAACCAGCTCGTCAGTGTCGGGGCTGCGGTCGTGATCTCCGTGATCGGCACGATCATCATCCTCAAACTGATCGATCTGACAATGGGTCTGCGAGTCAGTAAAGATGGCGAAATTCAGGGTCTCGACCTGAGTCAGCATGGCGAAGAGGGATACATTTTCCTGTAA
- a CDS encoding P-II family nitrogen regulator, giving the protein MKKIQAIIRHYKLEEVKNAISELGISGMTVSEVRGFGRQRGHKETYRGNEYIVDFLPKVKIEIVVQDDVVSQTVETITQVARTGQIGDGKIFITNLDEVIRIRTGETGPEAV; this is encoded by the coding sequence ATGAAAAAAATTCAGGCAATCATACGCCATTACAAACTTGAAGAAGTCAAAAATGCCATTTCGGAGCTTGGCATCAGTGGTATGACTGTCAGTGAAGTCCGGGGGTTTGGTCGCCAGCGCGGTCACAAAGAAACCTACCGCGGCAATGAGTACATCGTCGACTTCTTACCCAAGGTGAAAATTGAAATCGTTGTCCAGGATGACGTGGTCTCCCAGACCGTCGAAACCATTACACAGGTTGCACGGACAGGCCAGATTGGTGACGGGAAAATTTTTATCACGAATCTCGATGAAGTTATCCGAATCCGTACGGGAGAAACCGGCCCGGAAGCGGTCTGA
- a CDS encoding Fur family transcriptional regulator, whose translation MLNFESLEIAVSPTEKFREYLATKGMRLTQERELIVAEVFSSHEHFDADQLVERMALQKTGRRVSRSTVYRTLGSLEEAGLLRKVARTNDRDVYEHDYGYPQHDHFICKSCGELFEFHNEEIANLLEKLAEQINFRMSEHRLEVYGICDECSRPPQRRHKKLDLI comes from the coding sequence GTGCTCAATTTTGAAAGCCTGGAAATCGCTGTTTCTCCTACCGAGAAATTCAGAGAGTACTTGGCCACAAAAGGGATGAGATTAACTCAGGAACGCGAATTAATCGTCGCGGAAGTTTTCTCGTCCCACGAACATTTCGACGCCGATCAGCTGGTCGAGCGGATGGCCCTCCAGAAAACCGGACGCCGGGTCAGCCGTTCCACCGTCTATCGCACCTTAGGCTCGCTCGAAGAAGCTGGCCTGTTGCGAAAGGTAGCACGGACCAATGATCGCGATGTGTACGAGCACGACTATGGCTATCCCCAGCATGATCACTTCATCTGCAAAAGCTGTGGGGAACTCTTCGAATTCCACAATGAGGAAATTGCGAATCTGCTTGAGAAACTGGCCGAGCAGATCAATTTCCGCATGAGCGAACATCGTCTGGAAGTCTATGGCATCTGCGATGAATGCTCACGGCCTCCTCAGCGCCGCCACAAGAAGCTGGACCTGATCTAA
- a CDS encoding P-II family nitrogen regulator, whose amino-acid sequence MKKVEAVIRHFKLEEVKDALTEIGVQGMTVSEVRGFGRQKGHKEQYRGAEYTVDFLPKAKMEVIVPDDQVKAVVDTILESARTGQIGDGKIFVLPVEDIIRIRTGEAGETAL is encoded by the coding sequence ATGAAAAAAGTGGAAGCTGTCATCAGACATTTCAAATTGGAAGAAGTCAAAGATGCCCTCACCGAAATCGGTGTACAGGGTATGACTGTGTCTGAAGTACGGGGTTTTGGACGTCAAAAAGGACACAAGGAACAGTATCGTGGAGCTGAATACACGGTCGATTTCCTGCCCAAGGCCAAAATGGAAGTGATCGTTCCCGATGATCAGGTTAAAGCTGTTGTCGACACGATTCTTGAATCAGCCCGCACCGGTCAGATCGGTGACGGAAAGATTTTTGTTCTTCCCGTGGAAGACATCATCCGTATTCGTACGGGAGAAGCTGGAGAGACCGCTCTCTAA
- a CDS encoding prepilin peptidase, with product MMNLQIKHLNTLLPPELALLVPCGVLFVLGALVGQGVNSWVRRMSLQSKPQPLSRCEACGARILRWKLIPLLRWIPLGNRCPACSRRLPRSEFLLELGTGILFAGYYLMTVHFRCLDVPSVVPPEGMFEWRLLYHYVLLTLLVAATSIDFREYLIPDQITVTGMLVGVIGATVAGQLQIIHFWVDWNQAIPGLAGPYIPEWIKDHSHWHGLAWSMAGLLAGGGLTWGVRLISSVLLGQEALGLGDVTLMAMVGSFLGWQPIVPILLLAPLCGLLIGFATRMTTGKTYLPYGPYLCAATLIVLMGWQWIWLAEWPSAVPGAPPEFSIRRLFGDIGGLAIIGGIALGAFIGLLLMLRVYRSIPIKRQ from the coding sequence ATGATGAACCTGCAGATTAAACATTTGAATACATTATTGCCCCCGGAACTGGCATTACTGGTGCCTTGTGGCGTCCTGTTTGTACTGGGAGCGCTGGTCGGGCAGGGGGTAAATTCCTGGGTTCGGCGGATGTCACTGCAGTCAAAACCGCAGCCACTGTCGCGCTGTGAGGCATGTGGTGCGCGCATTTTGCGCTGGAAACTGATTCCGCTGCTCCGCTGGATCCCCCTGGGGAACCGTTGTCCGGCCTGTTCCAGGCGGCTGCCTCGCTCCGAATTTTTACTCGAACTGGGAACCGGAATCCTGTTTGCCGGCTATTATCTGATGACGGTCCACTTTCGTTGTCTGGATGTGCCTTCGGTGGTGCCTCCCGAGGGGATGTTCGAGTGGCGGCTGCTTTATCATTATGTTCTGCTGACTCTGCTGGTGGCCGCGACCAGTATCGACTTTCGTGAATACCTGATTCCAGATCAGATCACCGTGACCGGAATGCTGGTGGGAGTGATCGGGGCTACGGTCGCGGGGCAGTTACAAATCATCCATTTCTGGGTGGACTGGAACCAGGCGATTCCAGGACTGGCGGGGCCTTACATTCCTGAGTGGATTAAAGACCATTCGCACTGGCACGGCCTGGCTTGGAGCATGGCGGGGTTGCTGGCAGGAGGCGGACTGACGTGGGGCGTACGCCTGATTTCCTCGGTGCTGCTGGGACAGGAAGCACTCGGTCTGGGGGATGTCACCTTAATGGCGATGGTGGGCAGTTTTCTGGGCTGGCAGCCGATCGTGCCTATTCTGTTGCTCGCCCCCTTGTGCGGATTGCTGATCGGCTTTGCGACGCGGATGACCACCGGCAAGACTTATCTGCCTTATGGCCCTTATCTATGTGCGGCAACGCTGATCGTGTTGATGGGCTGGCAGTGGATCTGGCTGGCGGAATGGCCCTCTGCGGTGCCCGGCGCGCCGCCGGAATTCTCGATTCGCAGACTGTTTGGCGATATCGGCGGGCTGGCCATCATTGGCGGCATTGCCCTGGGAGCGTTTATCGGGCTGCTGCTGATGCTGCGGGTTTACCGGTCGATTCCGATTAAGCGTCAGTAA
- the larE gene encoding ATP-dependent sacrificial sulfur transferase LarE → MSLSAELSRKTDHLQQILADMDRIIVAFSAGVDSTVVAKAAFLARGDQAQAVTAVSPSLASGEKEEAIKLAELIGIPHQLVSTSEFATPEYRANASNRCFYCKTELYQILNQAIARHDWQDATVVNGANLDDRGDHRPGMQAAADFEVRSPLIEAGLTKTDVRDLARHWDLPIWNKPAHPCLSSRIAYGVEVTEERVGRIDAAERYLREEFDIPELRVRLEPQELARIEVPLDQINRLTTPTTLPRVTQKFLELGFQNVTLDLQGFRSGSMNSFLSLEELQIAAHKS, encoded by the coding sequence ATGTCACTCTCTGCCGAATTATCCCGGAAAACAGATCACCTGCAGCAGATTCTCGCGGACATGGACCGGATTATCGTCGCCTTTTCCGCGGGAGTGGACAGCACGGTTGTCGCCAAAGCCGCGTTTCTCGCACGCGGAGATCAGGCACAGGCGGTCACCGCCGTCAGTCCCAGCCTGGCTTCAGGAGAGAAAGAAGAAGCGATTAAGCTCGCAGAACTGATCGGAATTCCGCATCAGCTCGTTTCGACTTCCGAATTCGCAACCCCTGAATACCGGGCCAACGCTTCAAATCGCTGTTTCTACTGCAAAACCGAACTCTACCAGATCCTGAACCAGGCCATCGCCCGTCACGACTGGCAGGACGCGACGGTCGTCAATGGCGCCAACCTGGACGACCGCGGCGATCATCGCCCCGGCATGCAGGCGGCCGCGGACTTCGAAGTCCGCAGTCCACTGATCGAAGCCGGCCTGACCAAAACCGATGTCCGCGACCTGGCCCGGCACTGGGATCTCCCCATCTGGAACAAACCGGCCCACCCCTGCCTTTCCAGTCGGATTGCCTACGGCGTGGAAGTCACCGAGGAACGGGTCGGCAGAATTGACGCCGCCGAGCGATACCTGCGGGAAGAATTCGACATCCCGGAACTGCGGGTCCGCCTGGAACCCCAGGAGCTGGCGCGTATCGAAGTCCCCCTCGACCAGATCAATCGCCTGACAACCCCCACTACCCTGCCCCGGGTCACCCAGAAATTTCTTGAGCTCGGCTTTCAGAATGTCACCCTCGATCTGCAGGGATTCCGTTCCGGAAGCATGAACTCATTTCTTTCCCTTGAGGAACTACAGATAGCCGCTCATAAATCTTAA
- the glnD gene encoding [protein-PII] uridylyltransferase, with protein MSRTANSSSAQQPFVVYRAQLEQARQRGRDLLRQGAGGLQIATAIAESIEQLLLQIIQDQFQELSAAEQKLIQQNCSILVIGGSGRGLMAPFSDVDMLFLYRNQVVDEFSNFIGNVVRNCWDAGLKLGHSVRTIADSIKMARTEPEFATAMIEARSIWGDEHLAEQLIRSYYRHVILFRRRIFFEQCVAARWEERKQHGGAVMQLEPDIKRSPGGLRDIHLLRWTGYARYGTSNLDMLRLDGRINSRDVRTLKNARDYLLKVRIQLHYEAGKQQDLFTKDSQLWMAEQRQIEGTNGQRPVEILMQEYFRHSKAVAEITERFIKAHRPLPFLSRAYDFLMTHRSDGILKIAPDHLDVVPKYRSEVCNNLEEILKLFDTASLYGISIAPDLLDAIREAALKLPPTITNRSIDLFRAIMGRSTQLGPTLRIMSETGILNLLIPYMQHAYCLLQFNQYHSYTVDEHTFRAIEAAELFADDDSALGSSYRNIEDKDLLNLAILLHDIGKGYGEDHSKMGAMIATDTAVRLGLREDEQKLLVFLVLEHLTMAHLAFRRDISDPDILFEFSQKVGSPEKLRMLYVLTAADITAVGPGVFTDWKSELLADLYERTMLLLGGKHSRYHRDQRLARVKQLVRNHLDLPQIPEYEEDPDSWFTELFNSFSPHYLLVNSSERIAADIKILRDLPPDQIVVEGEFEPDTGTVNYHVIAPAMYSQACFHRMVSVFTSRRMEIISAQITTSASGGVVDSFHVIDHDFVDEVPLSQIEKIEEEIRKAVKGESDARTMFLSNQRFHESTELSGEYELGRVEIDNHSSKRCTIIDVISNDRTGLLYIISRAISRMGLSVVMAKISTHLDQVVDVFYVIDEHEQKIVDEERLQQIRQKLESTLHDFELEGYKRYQRV; from the coding sequence ATGTCACGCACTGCGAACTCTAGTTCTGCACAGCAACCTTTTGTTGTCTATCGCGCACAGCTGGAGCAGGCCAGACAACGAGGACGCGATCTGCTGCGCCAAGGAGCAGGCGGACTGCAGATCGCTACCGCCATCGCCGAGTCCATCGAACAGCTGCTGCTCCAGATCATCCAGGATCAGTTCCAGGAACTTTCCGCAGCAGAGCAGAAACTGATTCAGCAGAACTGCTCAATCCTGGTCATCGGCGGTTCCGGCAGAGGTTTGATGGCCCCCTTCTCCGATGTGGACATGCTGTTCCTCTATCGCAATCAGGTTGTTGATGAATTCTCAAACTTCATCGGCAACGTAGTCCGCAACTGCTGGGACGCTGGCCTCAAACTGGGCCACAGTGTCCGCACGATTGCAGATTCCATCAAGATGGCCCGCACCGAACCCGAGTTTGCCACCGCGATGATCGAAGCCCGCTCCATCTGGGGGGATGAGCATCTGGCTGAGCAGTTGATTCGGTCCTACTATCGCCACGTCATCCTGTTTCGCCGACGCATCTTTTTCGAACAGTGTGTTGCCGCCCGCTGGGAAGAACGCAAACAACACGGCGGTGCGGTCATGCAGCTGGAACCCGATATCAAGCGTTCGCCCGGCGGTCTGCGCGACATCCACCTCTTACGCTGGACCGGTTACGCCCGTTACGGCACTTCCAACCTGGATATGCTGAGGCTCGATGGCCGCATCAACAGCCGTGATGTGCGAACCCTCAAAAATGCTCGAGACTATCTGCTCAAAGTCCGCATTCAACTGCATTACGAAGCCGGCAAACAGCAGGATCTGTTTACCAAAGATTCGCAGCTCTGGATGGCCGAACAACGACAGATTGAAGGCACCAACGGACAGCGTCCTGTCGAAATCCTGATGCAGGAATACTTCAGGCACAGTAAAGCCGTCGCGGAAATCACCGAACGCTTCATTAAAGCGCATCGCCCCCTGCCCTTCCTGTCGCGGGCTTATGATTTCCTGATGACACATCGTTCAGACGGAATCCTCAAAATCGCTCCCGATCACCTGGATGTCGTCCCGAAATACAGAAGCGAAGTCTGCAACAACCTGGAAGAAATTCTCAAACTGTTCGATACTGCTTCTCTGTACGGCATCTCCATCGCCCCCGATCTGCTGGATGCCATTCGCGAAGCGGCACTCAAGCTGCCGCCCACAATTACCAATCGCTCGATCGATCTGTTCCGCGCGATTATGGGTCGCAGCACCCAGTTGGGTCCCACGTTGAGGATCATGTCGGAAACCGGCATTCTTAATCTGCTGATCCCGTACATGCAACACGCTTACTGTCTGCTACAGTTCAATCAGTATCACAGCTACACCGTCGACGAACACACTTTCCGCGCCATCGAAGCAGCGGAATTGTTCGCCGATGACGACTCCGCCCTGGGCAGTTCCTATCGCAATATCGAGGATAAGGATCTGCTCAACCTCGCGATTCTGCTGCATGACATCGGGAAAGGCTACGGCGAAGACCACAGTAAAATGGGGGCCATGATCGCAACAGACACCGCGGTCCGCCTGGGGCTCAGAGAGGACGAACAGAAACTGCTCGTCTTCCTGGTCTTAGAACACCTCACGATGGCCCACCTGGCATTTCGGCGGGATATCTCTGATCCGGACATCCTCTTCGAATTCAGTCAGAAGGTCGGCAGCCCGGAAAAACTCCGTATGTTATACGTGTTGACTGCGGCAGACATCACTGCGGTAGGCCCCGGCGTGTTTACTGACTGGAAATCGGAACTGCTCGCGGATTTATACGAACGCACCATGCTCCTACTGGGTGGAAAGCATTCCCGCTATCATCGTGACCAGCGTCTGGCCCGTGTGAAACAGCTGGTCAGAAACCACCTCGACCTCCCCCAGATCCCCGAGTACGAAGAAGATCCCGACTCCTGGTTTACCGAGTTGTTTAACTCGTTCTCGCCACACTATCTGCTGGTCAATTCTTCAGAACGGATTGCCGCCGACATCAAAATCCTCCGCGATCTCCCCCCGGATCAGATCGTGGTGGAGGGGGAATTCGAACCGGACACAGGTACGGTCAATTACCACGTGATCGCTCCTGCCATGTACTCACAGGCCTGCTTCCATCGCATGGTCAGCGTATTCACTTCACGACGCATGGAAATCATTTCCGCTCAGATTACGACCAGCGCCTCCGGCGGTGTCGTCGACAGTTTCCATGTCATTGATCATGACTTTGTGGATGAAGTTCCCTTAAGTCAGATCGAAAAAATCGAAGAGGAAATCCGCAAGGCCGTCAAAGGAGAAAGCGATGCCCGCACCATGTTCCTCTCCAATCAGCGGTTTCACGAATCAACTGAGCTGAGCGGAGAGTACGAACTGGGACGCGTGGAAATTGACAATCACTCTTCCAAACGCTGCACGATCATCGACGTCATTTCCAACGACCGCACCGGGCTGCTCTATATTATTTCCCGGGCCATCAGCCGCATGGGGCTGTCCGTCGTCATGGCGAAAATTTCGACGCACCTCGACCAGGTCGTCGATGTCTTCTATGTGATCGATGAGCACGAGCAGAAAATCGTTGATGAGGAGCGGCTGCAGCAGATCAGACAAAAACTCGAATCAACACTGCATGACTTCGAACTCGAAGGCTACAAACGTTACCAGCGGGTCTGA
- a CDS encoding flagellar biosynthesis anti-sigma factor FlgM, with product MDVNGTSSISGSLPISKQAGPSNTNINKTPGTKPISSPQDQLEISSAGRMLDEMTNNSDMRAERLAQIKAAIDDGTYETDEKLEAALGRLLDQFNDSE from the coding sequence ATGGATGTTAACGGCACCAGTTCTATTTCCGGATCGCTGCCTATCAGTAAGCAAGCTGGTCCGAGCAACACCAACATCAATAAGACGCCTGGTACGAAGCCGATCTCCTCACCGCAGGATCAGCTGGAGATTTCTTCCGCGGGGCGTATGCTGGATGAAATGACGAACAACTCCGATATGCGTGCAGAGCGGTTGGCACAAATCAAGGCAGCCATTGATGACGGAACTTACGAAACGGATGAGAAACTGGAAGCAGCCTTAGGGCGACTTCTGGATCAGTTCAACGATTCCGAGTAA
- a CDS encoding threonine aldolase family protein, whose protein sequence is MAPLDPAFIDLRSDTKTKPTPDMLQAMMTAELGDDMNAEDPTVNRLEAMICEMLGMEAAVFACSGTQSNQMGVRAHCLPGDELLIHELGHIAMFEGGGPAILSGVSCRTLSGEKGMLALENVRGKIRADDQHLCRTRLLCVENTTNAGGGHYYPLDQLTEICDWAHENGLKTHMDGARVFNATVAGGYSIAEVCKPLDTISICFSKGLGCPMGSILAGPKEEIAKARRSRKVFGGALRQAGIVAAACIYALENNIERLQEDHDNARFLAEQLAGIDGISINPAETETNLVFFDIAPEHGNAMQLSAALKELGVGIGAMGETRLRACTHLDITREQIEQVAPTVQKALQQGLEKYAGIATGPYARG, encoded by the coding sequence GTGGCCCCGCTTGATCCCGCATTTATCGATCTTCGCAGTGATACGAAAACCAAACCCACGCCTGACATGCTGCAGGCCATGATGACCGCGGAGCTCGGCGACGATATGAACGCCGAAGACCCGACCGTAAATCGTCTGGAAGCCATGATCTGCGAAATGCTCGGCATGGAAGCGGCCGTCTTCGCCTGCTCGGGAACCCAGTCCAATCAGATGGGTGTTCGCGCTCACTGCCTGCCGGGCGACGAACTTCTGATTCACGAACTGGGACACATCGCGATGTTTGAAGGCGGCGGTCCAGCCATCTTGAGTGGTGTCTCCTGTCGCACCCTCTCCGGTGAGAAAGGCATGCTCGCCCTGGAAAACGTACGAGGTAAAATTCGTGCAGACGACCAGCACCTCTGTCGCACCCGCCTGCTCTGCGTCGAAAACACCACCAATGCCGGCGGTGGCCACTACTACCCTCTCGACCAGCTGACCGAAATCTGTGACTGGGCACACGAGAACGGCCTGAAAACCCACATGGACGGTGCCCGCGTCTTCAATGCAACGGTCGCCGGCGGATACTCGATTGCGGAGGTCTGCAAACCGCTGGATACGATTTCGATCTGCTTCTCCAAGGGACTGGGCTGTCCGATGGGCTCAATCCTTGCCGGCCCCAAAGAGGAAATCGCCAAAGCCCGTCGCTCCCGGAAAGTCTTTGGCGGTGCCCTGCGTCAGGCCGGTATCGTCGCCGCCGCCTGCATCTATGCCCTCGAAAATAATATCGAACGGTTGCAGGAAGACCATGACAACGCCCGCTTCCTGGCAGAACAACTCGCTGGAATCGACGGGATCTCAATCAATCCCGCGGAGACCGAAACCAACCTGGTCTTCTTCGATATCGCCCCTGAGCATGGAAATGCAATGCAGCTTTCAGCCGCTCTGAAAGAGCTGGGAGTCGGCATCGGTGCGATGGGTGAAACTCGTCTGCGGGCCTGCACCCACCTCGACATCACCCGCGAGCAGATCGAACAGGTCGCTCCCACAGTCCAGAAAGCCCTGCAGCAGGGACTGGAAAAATACGCCGGAATCGCCACCGGCCCCTATGCCCGCGGCTGA
- a CDS encoding type I phosphomannose isomerase catalytic subunit, whose product MKRARWGGERLGTILQKPIGLEGDFGESWELSDHPEAPTLIASGEYAGSTLSEVIGQNPQAMYGAGTCYSTFPLLIKFIDATDRLSLQVHPDDSHLADFDARKAGKSEAWVILDAAPDSRIYAGLKAGVDADELGAHLEQGNVEACLHSYPVRPGDCVFIPAGTLHAIGEGILLAEVQQTSDITYRLFDWNRLDQSGQPRPLHVEQAFNSINFQRGPVDLLEPRLRQDADHRVETLLESSCFSIRRHQSASPLRLSSVNRAQILIVLEGTGQLQCSAESYELFQGKTLLVPAAASDCQIVVEHEMTFLEVIPG is encoded by the coding sequence TTGAAGCGTGCCCGGTGGGGCGGAGAGCGTCTGGGCACAATCTTGCAGAAGCCGATCGGTCTGGAGGGAGATTTCGGTGAAAGCTGGGAACTGTCAGATCATCCGGAAGCACCGACCCTGATTGCCAGTGGTGAGTATGCGGGATCGACACTTTCCGAAGTGATCGGTCAAAATCCCCAGGCAATGTACGGTGCGGGAACCTGCTATTCGACATTTCCGCTGCTGATCAAATTCATCGACGCTACCGATCGACTTTCCCTGCAGGTCCATCCCGATGATTCACACCTGGCCGACTTCGATGCCCGTAAAGCAGGGAAATCGGAAGCCTGGGTGATTCTGGATGCCGCCCCCGACAGCCGGATTTATGCCGGTTTGAAAGCGGGCGTTGATGCCGATGAACTTGGAGCCCACCTGGAACAGGGTAATGTCGAAGCCTGTCTGCACAGTTATCCGGTTCGTCCGGGAGATTGTGTGTTTATTCCTGCGGGAACTCTGCATGCAATTGGCGAAGGGATCCTGCTGGCGGAAGTTCAACAGACCAGCGATATCACTTACCGATTATTTGACTGGAACCGACTGGATCAGTCGGGCCAGCCACGCCCCCTGCATGTTGAGCAGGCATTCAACAGCATCAATTTCCAGCGGGGGCCCGTTGATCTGCTCGAGCCTCGATTGCGTCAGGACGCCGACCACAGAGTTGAGACGCTGCTGGAATCTTCCTGTTTTTCTATCCGTCGCCATCAGAGTGCGAGTCCGCTCCGGTTATCTTCAGTGAACCGGGCACAGATTCTGATCGTGCTGGAAGGGACGGGACAGCTTCAGTGCAGTGCCGAAAGCTATGAGCTGTTCCAGGGTAAGACGCTACTGGTGCCGGCGGCCGCCTCGGATTGCCAAATTGTGGTCGAGCACGAAATGACATTCCTGGAAGTGATTCCCGGCTAA